Genomic segment of Neosynechococcus sphagnicola sy1:
CATCAGATCTGGCCCCGTGGCACAGTTTAAGCCCAGAATCTCAATGGGGAAGGGTTCAAGAATTGCTAAGACCGCATCAATCTCAGAGCCGACTAGCATCGTTCCCTGCTGTTCCATGGTCACGGACACCATCAGGGGGCGGCGATCGCCCCGCCGCTGGAAGACTTCCTCAATGCCATTCAATGCCGCCTTGATTTGCAGAATATCTTGGCAGGTTTCCACAATAAAAAGGTCAACGCCGCCATCATAGAGACCCTCTGCCTGGGGGATAAAGGCTGCTTTCAGGGTGTCGTAATCAATGTGTCCCAGGGTGGGGAGTTTAGTCCCTGGCCCCATGGAACCGGCAATAAAGCGGGGTTTCTCAAGGGTGGAGTACTCCTTGGCTACCCGTTTTGCCAGGGTTGCGGCTTTGTAGTTCAGTTCGTAGGCGCGATCGCCCAAGTTAAACTCATTCAGCACCAGGGTAGAGCCGCCAAAGGTATTAGTTTCAATCACATCTGCCCCGACCTCTAAAAAGCTGCGATGGACTTTTTCCACCGCCTCTGGTTTCGAGATCACCAGGTATTCCGGACAATCCTCATAGTCTGGCCCCCCGCGGTCTTCCGTGGTCAAGTTCTGGGCATGCAATGAGGTACCCATGGCCCCATCAAACACCAGAACGGGGCGATCGGGACTGTGCAGGCGATCGAGGAAGGATTGGGACATAGGAGCTTGCCAAAATACAGCAATAACTGAACCCAGGGCTGAAACAGAGCTTTGATGATGATCTTTGATCTATTCTGCAAAATTTCGGCGATCGCAGGCCATGAATTTAGTGAGAATTACCTGCCTGGGGACGATCAACTGACCCCGAACCCACATCAGGGATAAAAACGCCGTGCGGTAACGTGACCACAAGCGCCCTCAATTTCTCATCGAGTTAGTTGGGGGAAACCCCCCCATATCAGGTCGGGGGCTTTGCCCCTAGTGGGTGCAGTGAATCCCCGCAACAATGGAGACATAGCATTCGCTGGGCTCTTGACCATGGAATATTTATGCTACTTAGCAAATGCCAGCCTCACTCTAAGAGTTGTTGAATACCTGCACTCAGCTCAGCATCTCCCCGTTAGTTTTATGACCGTGATTCATCAAATTGACGGATGGGTTGTGCGGATTAAAATGAGTCATGCTCTGAATCCTCTCCAGGATGGGAACTTCCGAGCTTTTATGGCTGAGTTAGGCATCTCCTACGAACCCGGAATTCGGCTGCAAATGGCACTCTGGGGTCTAGAAATGGGGCAGTCACCGATTTCAGTGATGCATAACTATCAGGTCGCGGTTGTCTCCCATGGCAAGCCCGACCGAGATGAAATTGAAGAGTTTCGCCGCCAATTTGTCATGGGACTGGGATATTGCCCAGAGACGCTCGCTTAGACACAACCCTAATACAGTTTGCCCCTAAGCTCCGTTGTCAAATGCCCCTGGAATGTACTCGTGGAGTTGGAACTGAGATGGGGGAACTGGGGTTCCTGGACGAAGGTCTTTAACTGGACGCTGGCATCTGACGAGGGCCACATCAAAGCGACAGGGTAAATCCGAAAGGTAGGGATGCTCAGCCAGAAATTGCCGTGCGGCTTGCCAAAGTTTGGCCTGTTTAGCAGCAGTGATGGCCAGCAATCCATCGGCATCCCAGTTACTAGCACTGCGGGTTTTGACTTCGACAAAGGCCAAAGCTGCCGCTCTTGGAGTCTGAACCTCCTCTCCTCTGTAGTGAGCTACCAAATCTAATTCTCCCCAGCGACACCGCCAGCGACGGTAGAGAATCAGCCATCCTTGGGCTTCTAGCCATTGAGCAACAAAGTCTTCACCTTGAGCCCCAATATCAGGATAATAAGAATTGCGGTTCCCCACTGGTGCAATCCCGTATGAATTCTCGGCTATGCCACTGGCTTGTGACGGCTTTTCTCAGTCTAGTCTGCTGGATTTTCACTTGCACACTGGTACTCGGAGTGCCAGCGGCGATCGCTGACGACTATACCAGAGCCACGTTGCTCAATGCTGATCTCTCAGGTCGTGACCTGACAGATTCTAGTTTCACGAGTGCCAACCTGCGGAATAGTAACCTCAGTCATAGCAACCTTGAGGGGGTGAGCTTCTTTGGGGCCAATCTCGAAGGAGCGAACCTTGAAGGAGCCAATCTTGCCAATGCCACCCTTGATACCGCTCGATTCACCGGCTCTAATTTAAAAGATGTGGTGCTGGAAGGTGCCTTTGCCTTCAACACCAAGTTTCAGGCAGCTTTGATCGAGGGGGCTGATTTCACCAATGTTGACTTACGTCGGGATGTCCAGCTATTGCTGTGCAAAGGTGCGAGTGGTGTGAACCCAGTCACCGGGCGGAGAACCCGTGAGACGCTCAACTGTGATTAAATCCTGAACCAAGGGTGGAGAGGCAATGGCAATGGATATTGCTGCTCCTCGTTGATCGACCCGCTGGATATACGGGATAGACTATGGCATCGCGGTGTTATTTTGCTTAACCGACCATGACCATCAACAGTCCGGTTTGGGCTCTTACGGTTACAGAAGTCTATGAAGCCTTAGACACGTCTGCTCAGGGATTGACGGAAACTGAAGCCGAAGCCCGGTTAAAGCGATTTGGACTCAATGAATTACCGGAAGCTCCCCAACGCCCGCTGTTGCTGCGTTTTATCGACCAATTGACCCACTTCATGGCCTTGTTGCTCTGGGTGGCAGGAATTCTGGCGTTTATTTCCCACACCCCGGAACTGGGGTGGGCCATCTGGGCCGTGATCTGGATTAATGCCATTTTTAGTTTCTCCCAGGAATTTCAGGCAGAGCGGGCGCTGACCGCCCTCAAAAGTGTCCTGCCGATGCAGGTAAAGGTCTACCGGGATGGAGAACTGAAGCAAATTCTGGCTGGGAATTTAGTGCGGGGCGATGTCGTGCAATTGGAGGAGGGCGATCGCGTCTCGGCGGACGCTCGATTGGTTACTGCGGAGAGTTTGTACCTGGATATCTCAGTAATGACGGGGGAATCCTTGCCAGTGGCTCGGGAAGCAGATCCTGCCCAACCCCGGCAGATGGTGCCCCTGCGAGCCGGAAAACCCTTAATGCATCCAGGAGATACCCCACTCCAGGAAGCCTTACCGCCGGGAGAAATCCGCAATCTGGTGCTGGCGGGGTCTACTGTAGCCGCTGGACGGGCGATCGCCGTGGTCTACGCCACCGGTGCCCAAACGGAGTTTGGTCATGTCGCCCGCCTGACGACCCTGGTGAAACGGGAACCCAGTACCCTAGAGGTGCAGGTGGCTCGCATTGTGCGCGTGATAACGATCATTGCCCTCTCCATGGGCACCCTGGTGTTTCTCCTCACCTCTTTTCTAGTAGGGATGCAGGTGAGGGAAAGCTTTATTTTTGCCATCGGCATCATCGTTGCCTTGGTACCCGAGGGCTTACTGCCCACCGTTACCCTGGCCCTTGCGATCGGCGTCCAACGCATGGCTAAACAAAAGGCTCTGGTACGCCGCCTGTCGGCGGTGGAAACCTTGAGTGCCACGACGGTGATCTGTACCGACAAAACGGGCACCCTGACGAAGAACGAAATGACGGTGCGAACGTTGTGGATACCGGATGGGGAAGCGTCGGACACCTTAACCTCCGTTCCCTCCCCTACTTCCTTGATTGCCGTCACGGGGGTTGGCTATGATCCCACCACCGGCAGCATCGAGATACCAGAGACCCTTGAGGCTCCCTGGCAGGTGCGGTTGTTGCTAGCGGGGGCAGCCCTGTGTTCCAATGCCCGTCTCATTCATCTCACGGACTCTAGCAGCTGGCAGGAAATCGGCGATCCGACGGAAGCGGCCTTACTGGTGGCGGCTCTGAAGGCTGACCTGGGCCCAGAGACCTTGCAGCAGCAGTATCCCCGGTTGCGGGAAGTTCCCTTTGACTCCCGCCGTCGGATGATGACCGTGGTACTGGACTGGCAACGGGCAGACCTTTGGCCCAATGAATTTCCCTACCTCAGCTTCACGAAGGGAGCACCCCTAGAAGTTTTGCGTTGCTGCACTGGTATCCTCAGGGCAGGGCAGGTACAAGAGTTAAGTCAAGCGAATCGGGATCAGGTGGCAACTGCCAATGATGACCTAGCTCGTCAAGGATTTCGAGTGCTGGGCTTGGCCGTGCGCAAGGGTCGTCAAGAATTGCTGGAGTCCCCCCCCCAACAACTGGAGCAAACCCTGATCTTCATTGGTCTGGTGGCGATGTTTGACCCCCCCCGTCCGGAGGTTGAGGCTGCGATCGCTCACTGTCATCAGGCCGGCATTGCCGTCACCATGGTGACCGGAGACTATGGGTTAACCGCCGAAGCGATCGCCCGCAGCATCGGTTTGGTGCAAGACAAAGTCCGAATCCTCACCGGAGAAGGGATGGGACATCTTTCGGATGCCCAACTGCGGCAGATCCTCACCTACCGTTCGAATCTGATCTTTGCCCGCATGTCCCCGGAGCATAAACTACGTCTAGTTCAGGCTTACAAAGATCTCGGCCATGTGGTTGGGGTAACCGGAGACGGGGTCAACGATGCGCCAGCATTACGGGCGGCGCATATTGGGATTGCCATGGGGTTGAATGGCACCGATGTTGCTCGAGAGGCGGCGGATATCGTGCTGTTGGATGATAACTTTGCCACGATTGTGGCGGCGATCGAGCAGGGCCGCACGGTTTACCAGAACATCCGCAAGTTTATGACCTACATCCTGGCTTCCAATGTAGCGGAGTTGGTTCCTTTTCTCGCCATGGTGGCGCTGAAAATCCCCCCGGCGCTGATTATCATGCAAATCTTGGCGGTCGATCTAGGTACCGACATGCTGCCAGCTTTGGCGCTGGGAGCAGAACAAGCAGAGGCTGGCAGCATGAGCCGTCCACCCCGCAAACATACTCAGCCGCTTTTAGATCGATCCCTGCTACTGCGGGCATATTGCTTTCTGGGGGTGATTGAAGCCGGCCTGGGAATGCTGGCTTTCTTTATCGTTTGGTGGAGTCACGGCTATGGATTATCGGAACTGCAAGCGGTGACCCCTGCCATCCTCTCCCATACTGCGGATGCCACAACCATCGGCATTTATGCCCAGGCAACGACCATGACCCTGGCGGCGATCGTGGCCTGTCAGGACGGCAATGTTTTTGCCTGTCGATCGGAACGAGCCTCCGTGATCCCCATGGGGTTTTTCAGCAACCGCCTGATCTGGCTGGGCATTGCCTGTGAGTGGTTGCTGATCCTGGCAGTCATCTATATCTCCCCATTGCGGAAAATTTTCGCAACAGCCCCCCTGTTTGCATGGCAGTGGCTGCTGCTTCTTGCCTGTCCGCCTCTCCTGCTCGGTGCAGAAGAATTACGCAAGCACTACCTGAACGCGCGCGCACCCTTCAGTAGCTAGCCAACCTTAAATCTAAAATGCTCTAGCGCTGATTAGTATAGCGACACTCCAGTATCTCATCTGGGGGTATCCCCTCACTGTGGCGATCGCAGCACCCGAAGTGGGTCAGGATACCCTAGGCTGGACAGTAGCAATTTGGTCATCAACGACAGTCTGGAGTTATGGAAGCACCATTTCGCTTGATTAGCGTTCGGAATCGGGTGATTTTCACCGACCCTCCGCCGGAACTACCACCACCCGTCAACCCCACTGGTCGCAAGATTGGCTGGGGAATCCTGGGTTTGGGATGCCTCGGCACTCTGATCGGAGGGATTGCTTTGGTTCTCCAACTCCCACCCTCTATCGAGGAGATACCTGTCCCCAGCCTCTCTCCCACTCCCCTGCCATCCACCTTAGAAACCAGGCCAATTGATAGGAGAGAAGATCCGGTGAGGGTGAAAGCCCCTTCTCCCCGCCTCTCAGCGGCCGAGTCCCTGTTGCCCACCACTAACCCAAATCGACGATTGGCTCAAATTACCCATGGCAGTCGACGCAGCGATCCCTTTGCAGAATTTGCCCTACTCCCCGTCGTCGTGACAGCGGATACACCCCCCATCATCCCCATTGCCAGTGTTGCTCCCCCTGTCAACGCAGCCCCGCAACTCCGTCGGTTGACACCGATCAAGGTTCCTTCTCTGCCACCCCTCTCCCGTCGGTTTCCTAAAAACCTTGCCCCCCCGTCCCCTGGGGCAGGGATCACTGCCGCTCCTCTCCCCTGGGATCGCTGCGACGATCCCAGCCCCGGAAAAGTTGGCCTGTCAGTTAGCGGTGAATGGGATTATGCAGTCCCAAGGCAAACCTCTGGCGATCGTTCAAGTGGCCGATCAGCCGCTCAACCAAACCGTACAGGTGGGCGATCACCTATGTGGCGGTCTGGTTGTGGTGAAGCAAATTTCCAGTCCTGGGAGTCGTCAACCTAACGTCATCCTCGAACAAAATGGCAAGGAATTTATTCAATTTGCAGATGGCTAAGGGGGCTATAGCAATCCGCTCTCAGTTCTAAATCACAAGATACTGGAATGACTGGAATAGGGCATCCTTTGCACATGCTGTTACTGCTGTTTTAGGATTACTATATTTGTCTTCCTAGAAGCAGGTAGAAAAGTCAGGATGAGGGTAGAAAATGAGTTTTTTCGTTGGATGAATTGAACTTGACAGCGTATTCCAATTTTCATCAGCTCGATGAAACTAGCTTGATGGAGAAGCAAAGTGAATCTGCAGAGACGTTGCTATGGAGCTGCAAAATACCCAGGAAGATCCTAAGTAAACCATGAGTTATAGAAGCATCAGGAGCATAGGGTTTCCCAGTAGATCAATGGGCTGATTGAGCTACTGTCTGGATCTTTAATCAACAGAGAATGATGATCTGACAAAAGCATCATGATCAAGAACTAAGTTGTTGCACATCCAAAACGCATATGACTAGGGGTAAAACCCTTTCAGAATTGATTGCGTCTCGATCTAGATTGCGATGGGTCTCATTCCTCGAAGCTTACTGCGTCCACTGGAAATAGCCTCTAAGATAGAAAGGTGATGCTGTCATTAAAATTGTAAAAATAGTTTTCCATGCTAAGAGCCGGAATTGTTGGACTTCCCAACGTTGGCAAGTCTACACTGTTTAACGCCCTCGTCGCCAACGCCAAAGCCCAGGCAGCGAATTTCCCATTTTGTACCATTGAACCCAATATCGGGGTTGTAGCAGTGCCAGATCCACGCCTGCAAGTGCTGGCTGGGATCTCAGGTTCGGCAGAAATTTTGCCGACGCGGGTGGAATTTGTCGATATTGCCGGACTGGTGAAAGGAGCCAGTCAAGGAGAGGGCTTGGGCAATCAATTCCTGTCTCATATCCGAGAAGTGGACGCAATTGTGCAGGTGGTGCGCTGCTTTGAGAATGATGACATCATTCATGTCGCTGGGTCGGTTGATCCAATCCGAGACATTGAGGTGATTAATTTAGAATTGGCCTTGGCCGATCTAGGGCAAATTGAGCGGCGCATCGATCGCACCCGCAAACAGGCGCGTACGAGTAAAGAGGCCCAGCTAGAACTCACAATTCTAGAGAAGCTAAGTGCCACACTCGATCAGGGGCAACCCGCTCGCCACGTCATTTTAGACGACGAAGCCGCCGCCATCATCAAGCCTCTGGGATTATTGACCCGCAAACCCTTGATCTATGCAGCCAATGTTTCGGAAGACGATCTGGCAACGGGCAACCAATGGGTCGAGCAGGTAAGAGCCTTTGCCAGTGACGAGGCGCAGGTTGTGATTGTCTCTGCCCAGGTGGAGTCTGAGTTGGTAGAGTTGCCGATCGATGAACAGGCAGATTTTCTGGCGTCCTTAGGGGTCGCAGAAGGAGGGTTGCGATCGCTGATTCAGGCAACCTATGAACTCCTGGGACTGCGAACCTATTTCACCACTGGCCCCAAGGAAACCCGTGCCTGGACGATTCAAGCTGGAATGCTAGCTCCCGAGGCGGCGGGCGTGATTCACTCCGACTTTGAACGGGGATTTATTCGGGCTGAAACTGTGGCCTACCAGGATCTGGTGACCGCGGGTTCCATGGGCGTTGCCAAAGGCAAAGGGTTAGTCCGGAGTGAAGGCAAGGACTACACCGTTCAAGAAGGGGATGTGCTGCACTTCTTGTTTAACGTCTGAAGGTCGTTGGAGGGGAAACATTCCCCTCAGTCATCCATCTTCCCTAAGATCCGGGCGGTATCTCACTGGGCGGTGTTAGGGGACGCACGGGCTGATACAGCGGTGTTAGGGGTTGATAGTGATAGGGTGGCGGAGATTGCATGGGTGGGGTTGAGGGCAGGGGTTGGGCAACTGGGATGGGTTGATGTCTTCCCAGTGCGGATTCCACGGTGGCCAGGGACAGGGATGTTCCCGGTGTCCCTGGAACTTCAACCACAATTAAGTAGCCAGAGAAATTTTGTCCCCCAATCTGGGTGAGGGCACCCAGCAAACGGGGCATATCGGACTGGAGTAACCGACCAGACTCATCATAAAGTTCCAGAGCCGACAGACAGCCAATGGTGGGATTCCAGTTAAAGCTGTCAATCGTCCCTTGCTTGCCATTGAAAAAGTCGGGTGCTTCGCCACTGCCATGAATCCGAAACAATCCCCGACCAATTTTGCCCGCCCAATAACTCTGCTGAACTGGGAAGTAATTGCGCCAAGAAGGGGGCAGGAGGGCTTGATAGGTTTGCAAATTGCCACTGAAGCTGCCGGAACGTCCCGGTAGAAACTGCTTTACACCAGGTTCAAAGGGGACAAACAACTGCACCAAGGAAAACTGCCCATAGGCGCGGAAAAACTGTTGATCCGGTTGGGGAACCACACCTTGAATCCGATAGATACCCTGGGGGGTTTGTCCACGGGTGAAGTTCCAACTCAGGCCGTGGATGGACTCCAAAAGCAGGGGCATAGACCAAAGTTGCCCCCCCAAGTTGCCGGAGGTGGTTGCAAGCGATTCCCGGACAAATTGGCCATTGCCATCTTTCAGCACCGTGAGGCACAAAACCCGGCGATCGGGTTGACAAACCACATAGAGTTGCAATGCTCCAGGGGCGATCGCCCAATTCAGTAGATCTGCCAGGGGCGGCATCGGGGCAGGATGGATGCTCTGGCTGACATCCCGCAGCGTGGTGTAGAGGTAGACATCCGCCGACCAACGGGGAAAGCGTTGACGCACCTGATCACTCAGTTGTTGCAGTTGTTCCAGGGAGACTCCCCCTTTGTGCAAACTTGACAAGGCCATCGCTACCCACTGAGAATCCCCACTGCGTTGGAGAATCTCCAGAAAACGCTGCTGGAGGCGGCTATAGACAGGGGAACGGCTCAAGTACAGTTGGGTTCCGACCTGCATCGCCATGTCAAGGGTGCGCTGTTGCGATCGCGACCATCCAGATCGGACCGTCAGGTGCAACAGGTTATCCACCGCGTCGGCGACAAACTCATCCTGGGGAGCCACCACCGCAGTTGTCCAGAGGATATTGCGCCAATGACGCTCTTGAGCATCGGTGACCGGATGGCGGTTGAGATCGTAATTTTCAGGCCGAACTTGGCGGAGTTGTTGCTGTCGCTGTTCAGCCCGGGCAGCAGCCGTCGCTGGGGCACCCCTAGCTGGGGCTACCGGAAGCAACGAGAGTCCACCCAGCATCAGACAGCCAGAGAGGGCAACTCCTCTGAAACACTGAGCGAGGCTACGGGGAAATGGTGCAGGCTGAGTTACAGACATGGCACTGAAAAAAGGAACTAACTTACCCGTTACTTTACCCTACGCTGACTCAGATACCCTTGCAGAAGGACGGTCAATTTTTCCGATCACCCTCCTCAAAAACCCTGGCCTAAGCGCCGTTCCAGGTAGCGAGACAACAGTGTTAATGGATAACAGAGGGCAAAGTAGAACAGGGCTGCTAGGACAAAAATGAACAACTTAACATTGGCATCCAATTGGGGGTAGGCAAAGGATGCTGCTACCTGTTGTAACTCCATCACCCCAATGGTAGAGAGCAAGGCACTGTCCTGAATCGCACAAATCAAATTATTGGTATAGGGGGGGAATCACCAGCCGAATCGCTTGAGGTAAAACAACCCGCCTCAGAATCCAAATAGGCTCCATTCCCAAGCTCAGGGCAGCTTCCCGCTGCCCTTTATCCACTGATGCAATCCCAGCCCGAAACACTTCTGTGAGGTAGGCTCCATAATTAAAGCCCAAGCCCAACACTCCATAAAAAATGAAATTAAAGTTCGCTGGCACCAGGCTGTTGCTTTGCAAGGGGGTCATCAGTTGGAAGGCAAGGCCATGGGGGTCAAACCCCAACCGTGACAGCAGGGTGCCAATGCCAAATCCCCAGAGCAGGAGTTGCACCAGGGTAGGGGTGCCGCGAATGCCCTCAACGTAGGCGATCGCAAGCCAGCGCCAGACCCGTCTCCTGGATAAGCGCCCCCAGACGGCCAAGCCCCCCAGGAAGGTAGCCAGGATCATGCTGACCAGAGAAATCAGCAGCGTGACTCCCGTGGCTTGCAACAACAAGGGGAAATAAAGCCCAATGGTTTGCCGGAAGTGCAGCAGGTAGAGGACAAAAACAGCTCCAATAACCGCCATCACCCCATAGAACAGGGACTCACTGGAAGGTCGCCACAGCTGTTGAGGGGGCGAGAGTCTAAAAGGAGGGGTGATCACGGATTTTATCCTCTAGAAAAGAACTACATCGCTGCCCGCAGCTTCTGTTCAAACGTCCGACCGATATAGGCAATGGGCAGACTCATCAGTAAATAAAGAACTAAGGCCAGAACGTAGAGGGGCAGCGGATCACTACTATTACGAATCGACCAGGACTGCAACACCGATGTCAGCTCACTGCCGGAGATCACACTGACAATGGCGGAGTCTTTGAGCATATAGATAAAGTCATTCACCAAGGGAGGAATCACTAAGGGGACGGCTTGAGGGAGTTTAACCTTCAGGAAACTCTGCTCCGGAGTCATGCCCAGAGAGAGAGCGGCCTCCGTCTGACCGGGGTCAACCCCCAGAAAGCCCGCCCGAAATACCTCTGCTTCATAGGCGGCATAATTCAAGGCCAGGGAAATCACCCCCGCGACCCAGGCATTGGCGAAGGTGGAAAGGTTAAAGCTGAGTAACACTGCCCCCACCCCGTAGTAGAGCAGCAGCACCTGGGTAATGATGGGGGTACAACGGGCTGCCTCAATAAACATCCGGGAAGGCACCCGTAGCCAGATGGAATTGGAACTGGACATTGCTGCTAGCACCAGTCCCAGGAAGACCGCGATCGGGAAGGAGAGACCGCAGTAGATCAGGGTATTCAGTGCCCCCCGCAAAAAACTCTGGTAGTGCCGACAGAATCAATTGCATTGCCAGTCTCTAGACAATTCCGATCTCAGCTTGCTGGTCATTCCACATCTGCCATCGCTGATAGATGGTCTTGAGGGTGCCGTCGTTTTTTCAGGATCTCTAGAGCCTGATTGATCTGGGATTGTAGGGCCATCCCTTGGGGACTGTTCTTGTTAAACGCAATCACATAGTTATTGGGGTAGATGGGTTGCCCGACTAGCTTTAAAGCCGGGTCTGGGACACCACTAGGGCCACTGCCGAGGACGTAGTAGGCAGCAATGGGCAGATCAATGAGAATCGCATCCAACTTTTTCTGCTTCAGATCATCAAAGGGCAGGTTGCCTTCGTAGACCTTGGTGGTTATCTGCGGGGATGAGCGCAGGATTTCCTCCGCCTTAAAGCCAAGACCGGTACCAACGGTGAAGCCATCCAAGTTTTTTAAGGAGAGATTGCTACTCGGGGTTTGACTCTGAAAGCGTGGATCTTCACTGCGCACCACAATTTGCTGACCGTAGCGGTAGTAGGGCATTGAGAAGATCTGGGTTTTCTCCCGGTCGGCATTCATTTCCCACCCATTCATGATCAGGTCAAATTGGTTGGCTCTCAGGGAGGCAGATAGCTGGGCATAGGCCGTCTGGACATGGGCGGGCTTGACACCCATGAGGTTGGCGATCGCCGCCGCAATTTCGACCTCAAACCCAATCAACTGACTGGGGTTTTGGGGATCTTTGAACACATAGGGCGCCCCACCCACGTACTCTGCACCCCATTGCAGGAGTCCAGGGGTTTTCAGCCCCTGACTGGGAACGATGGCGGGAGAGGCAGTGTTGGAACTCCCCCCGGAGGAAGTCGAGACATTCCCTGCGCAAGCCGACACCACAAAGGGTAAGGCTCCCCCCAAGGTCAACAACCCTCCCGTTTGACCCATCCGTTGGATAAATTTTCGTCGCTGCATGCGGTCATTCATGGGGAACACGGCTCCAATCTGGTGGCTCGTATCAGGGTAAGGTGGAAAGCACCCGCTCTAGAAACAGCTGGGTACGCTCTTGTTGGGGCTGTCGGAAGAATTCATGGGGTTCTCCCTGCTCGATAATCGCCCCGTCGGCAATAAATACTACCCGACTGGAAACATCTCGAGCAAATTGCATTTCATGGGTGACCACGACCATGGTCATGCCCTCTGCCGCTAAATCTCGCATCACCTTCAGAACTTCCCCAACTAATTCCGGGTCAAGGGCGGAGGTGGGTTCATCAAATAACAACGCTCGGGGTTGCATTGCCAGGGCTCGAGCGATCGCCACCCGTTGTTTCTGCCCACCTGACAGACGATTGGGATAGACATCCCGTTTCTCTAAGAGTCCGACCTTGGCCAGCAATTGCTCTGCCAGGTCTACGGCTTGGGCTTTGGGGATACGACGCACCAGCATTGGCGCCTCAATGATGTTTTGCAACACCGTCATGTGGGGAAAGAGATTAAAGTTCTGAAACACCATCCCCAGTTCTCGACGAATTTGGCTTAGTTGTTTGATCGGCAGATCGGGGTACAAGCGGTTGCCGTCAATGACAATTTCCCCCTGGGAATATCTCTCTAGCCCATTCAGACAGCGAATCAGGGTGCTTTTGCCAGAACCACTGGGGCCAATCAGGGCCACGACTTCTTGCTTGCGAACCGCAAAATTCACGTCCTTGAGCACGTGGCGATCGCCGAAAAATTTATGCAGCCCAGTCGCTTGGATAATCACATCGGCATCGATCCCACTCGATGTCGATCTCAGGGAGTGCGCCGCAGCTATACCTTTATAGATCGGTTCAGAATCCACATCCATGCAACAGTCCTAGGCAAAGGTTGATAGACAATTGAGAAAACGATGTGAAGTTGCGGGGGCAGTGAACTGGGCTGTATCTTATTAACCCCTATTGCCCACTGTCAAGCCTGTCTGTGGGCATTTGTCGATAAACCTGGAAAAATGTTTCACCCCCCCTCCAGTTTCAGTGCCGATGATAGAGTGTCAATGTTTGAGATCCAGGTCAACCTGGTGATCCTGGGGGTAGTAGGTTCAGGCGTTTCATGGAGGCAATGGGGATGGATCGGTACAATATGATCATCAATGGGGAAGCAGTGGGAGCTGTAGGTCATCAGTGGGCAGCGGTGATCAACCCCGCTACCGAGAGTGCGATCTCCGAAGTTCCCCAAGCGGATGCCGCCGATGTCAATCGAGCCGTTGCTGCCGCTGCCACCGCCTTTCTCAGTTGGGCAAAAACAGCTCCGGTGGAACGGAGTCTGCTGCTGCTGAAGTTGGCCGATGCCCTGGAAGCCAAGGCCGTAGACCTCACCAGGATGGAAAGCCTCAATGTCGGCAAACCGATGAAGCTGGCGGCCAACGGGGATATCCCCTTTGCCATTGACAACCTCCGGTATTTTGCCGGACAGGCTCGCCTAGTAGATGGGACAGCTTCCC
This window contains:
- a CDS encoding amino acid ABC transporter permease, which codes for MRGALNTLIYCGLSFPIAVFLGLVLAAMSSSNSIWLRVPSRMFIEAARCTPIITQVLLLYYGVGAVLLSFNLSTFANAWVAGVISLALNYAAYEAEVFRAGFLGVDPGQTEAALSLGMTPEQSFLKVKLPQAVPLVIPPLVNDFIYMLKDSAIVSVISGSELTSVLQSWSIRNSSDPLPLYVLALVLYLLMSLPIAYIGRTFEQKLRAAM
- a CDS encoding ABC transporter substrate-binding protein, whose protein sequence is MNDRMQRRKFIQRMGQTGGLLTLGGALPFVVSACAGNVSTSSGGSSNTASPAIVPSQGLKTPGLLQWGAEYVGGAPYVFKDPQNPSQLIGFEVEIAAAIANLMGVKPAHVQTAYAQLSASLRANQFDLIMNGWEMNADREKTQIFSMPYYRYGQQIVVRSEDPRFQSQTPSSNLSLKNLDGFTVGTGLGFKAEEILRSSPQITTKVYEGNLPFDDLKQKKLDAILIDLPIAAYYVLGSGPSGVPDPALKLVGQPIYPNNYVIAFNKNSPQGMALQSQINQALEILKKRRHPQDHLSAMADVE
- a CDS encoding amino acid ABC transporter ATP-binding protein, with the protein product MIQATGLHKFFGDRHVLKDVNFAVRKQEVVALIGPSGSGKSTLIRCLNGLERYSQGEIVIDGNRLYPDLPIKQLSQIRRELGMVFQNFNLFPHMTVLQNIIEAPMLVRRIPKAQAVDLAEQLLAKVGLLEKRDVYPNRLSGGQKQRVAIARALAMQPRALLFDEPTSALDPELVGEVLKVMRDLAAEGMTMVVVTHEMQFARDVSSRVVFIADGAIIEQGEPHEFFRQPQQERTQLFLERVLSTLP